ACTGGGATCTGGCATTGAAATAACTCTACGACAGCAGCACCGTTGCGTAAAACGCTATATTTGCAACATACTATTTCATTTTACGAAATATACTCGAGGATGCTGGCCTACCATGGACTTCCGCTTACTCAAACACGTGGTCACCCTGGCCGAAACGCTGCACTTTGGTCGCGCCAGCGAGCTTTGCCACATTAGCCCGTCAACACTCAGCCGCTCGATTCAGCACGTTGAAGCCGAGCTGGGCACTCGCCTGTTTGAGCGCGACAACCGTCATGTCACCCTGACCTCGCAAGGTTTGGCGTTTCACCACTACGCGAAAGACGCGTTGGAGCAGTGGGAAACGCAAAAGCGCACCCTTGCAGCCACCACGGAACAACTGCGCGGTGAAATCAGCATTTACTGCTCGGTCACCGCCAGCTATAGCTTTCTCTATGAGTTATTGAGTGATGTCCGCACGCGCCACCCGGGCATTGAGCTCAAACTGCACACCGGCGACCCGGCCAACGCCATGACTCGGGTGCTGGATGGCGCTGACGATATGGCGATTACGCCGCGCCCGCGCATTCCGCCTGGCGCACTGGCCTTTAAATCGCTCACACGTTCGCCGTTAGTGTTTATTGCGCCCAACGAGACACAAGACTGGCTACCGCTCGAACCCGAAAGCTCGACCGCCGCGCAGTGGCAACGGGTGCCCATGATTCTGTCTGAAGCGGGACTATCCAGGGAGCACACCAATACCTGGTTCAAGGCATTAGGAATTGCGCCGCGGATTTATGCCCAGGTGGCCGGGCATGAAGCCATTGTCAGCATGGTAGGTCTGGGGTTTGGCGTGGGTGTCGTGCCGAAAATTGTACTGGATAACAGCCCACTGGCCGGGCGGGTTCAGGTGCTGAACGTCAAGCCTGAGTTACCTCACTACGATGTTGGGCTGTGCGTACTCAACAGGCGCTTAAAAAACCCCATGATCGACGCTTTCTGGGCAACCGTCAGCGCCCGGTAGAAAACCTTCACCTATAAAAAAAGCCGCCCAGAGATGGGCGGCCTATCGCCTAAGGAATTAACCAAAAGAGCATCCTAAAGCGATAGCACCTTGTCGCCGCGAGCGATACCCGACACCCCGGTACGGGCGACCTCGAGAATACCCACCGGCGCCATGGCCTGGAGGAAGGCGTCCAGCTTGGCGGCGTCGCCGGTAATCTGCACGGTGTACAGGCTCGGTGTGACATCGACCACCTGGGCGCGGAAGATATCCACCGTACGCTTCACTTCGTCACGCGCAGCGCCTAGCGCTTTCACCTTCACCATCATCAGCTCGCGCTCGATATGATTGCCTTCGGTGAGATCCACCAGCTTAACCACATCGATCAGCTTATTGAGGTGCTTAGTGATCTGCTCGATCACCCGATCATCGCCCACGGTTGTCACCGTCAGACGCGACAGCGACGGGTCTTCCGTGGGTGCGACGTTAAGCGTTTCAATGTTGAAGTTTCGCTGGGAAAACAGCCCGACCACACGTGACAGCGCACCCGGTTCGTTTTCCATCAGAATCGAGATGATATGACGCATCAGGTACGCTCCGTTTTAGACAGCAGCATGTCGCGCATGGCACCCAACGGCACCTGCATCGGATAGACGTGCTCAAAAGGGTCGACCTTCACGTCAAGAAACACCAGTTCATGCTTGTCAGCAAACGCCCGCTCCATCGCCGGTTCCAACTCTTCGAGTGTTGTCACGGTGATCGCGGTGAACCCATACGCTTCAATCAACATATGAAAGTCGGGCAACGACTCCATGTAGGAATGGGCGTGGCGTGACTTGTAGTTCAAGTCCTGCCATTGGCGCACCATGCCAAGCGACGCATTATTGAGATTGACAATCTTGACGCCGACACCGTACTGCTTACAGGTCGAGAGCTCCTGCATCATCATCTGGAAGCTGCCTTCACCGGTGACGCATACCACGTCGTCATCCGGGAAGTTCTGCTTGATGCCCATGGCAGCCGGAAAGCCAAAGCCCATGGTACCAAGCCCACCCGACGTGATCAGTCGGTTGGGTTTATCGAACTTGTAGTACTGGGCTGCAAACATCTGATGCTGCCCCACATCGGTGGTCACGTAGGCCTCGCCGCGGGTCACCCGGCACAGCGCCTCGATCACCTCCTGAGGCTTGAGCGCTTCCCCCGTATTGGACGGCTCGTAAAGTTTGCCTTCACGGTCGGCACGCCAGTCATCAATCTTCTGCCACCATTCCGTCAGCGCTTCGGGATGCGCAATTTCCTGACCCTGCACCAGGCTGATCATCTCATTGATAACGCTTGCGGACGGGCCGACGATCGGCACATCGGCGCGCACGGTCTTGGAGATAGAGCTTGGGTCGACATCGACGTGAATAATCTTCGCCGTCGGGCAGAATTTCGACGTATTGTTCGTCACGCGGTCATCAAAGCGCGCACCGATGGCGATAATCAGGTCGGCATGATGCATGGCCATGTTGGATTCGTAGGAACCATGCATCCCCAGCCACCCCAAACACTGTCGATCGCTCTGGGGATACGAGCCAATTCCCATCAGCGTGGTGGTAATCGGAAAGCCCAGCTGCTTGACCAGGTCGGTCAGACCGTCGCTGGCTTTACCCAGCACGACGCCACCACCGGTATAAAACACAGGGCGCTTGGCCTTGAGCATCATCTCTACGGCTTTCTTTATCTGGCCTGTATGGCCCCGGGTCACCGGGTTGTACGAGCGCATCTTGACCTTTTTCGGGTAGACGTATTCGTAACGCTCGGTGGGCGCGGTCATGTCTTTGGGAATATCGACCACGACGGGGCCGGGACGTCCGGTGGCCGCCAGATAGAAGGCCTTCTTGAGCACTTCCGGGATTTCGGACGGATGACGAATCGAGAAGCTATGCTTCACGATCGGGCGGGTCACACCAACGATGTCGGTCTCCTGGAAGGCATCATCGCCGATCAGGTGACTCATTACCTGCCCACACAGCACCACCATGGGAATCGAGTCCATATAGGCGGTAGCGATGCCGGTCACGGCGTTGGTGGCACCAGGGCCTGAGGTGACCAGCACACAGCCAGGCTTGCCGGACGCGCGTGCATAGCCATCGGCTGCATGGGTGGCCGCTTGTTCGTGACGCACCAGAATGTGCTTCACCTTGTCCTGGCGGAAGAGCGCATCATAAATATGCAGCGCCGCACCACCGGGATAACCATAAATGTATTCGACGCCCTCATCTTGCAAGAAGCGGGCAATCATATCTGCGCCGGAAAGCAGTTCCACAGTGTTTCTCCCCTGGAGGTCTCGAGTGCGATCCGCAGACGATTCTACGGTGTCGAGTGCGGCGGTATGCCGCTGCCAGCCATTGCTGGCACCTGATGCCAAACCCTGGCATAAGGCCCGGTTAGGGCCTGCACTCTGATCGGGAGCGTGTGAATTATGACAACATAAATCACATACCCCCTTATCACGGCAGTTCGCCGTGTCGGGGCGTTGGCCAGGTCGGGCGGTTAGCCCAAGCCCGGAAGTCCTTCGGCGGGTAGAGGCATTCGCCTACCCTTCGCGCGGGGATTGGGGATTACCCGTTGGTTCCGCGCCCGCAAATCAGGAACCCACAAGATTCCATTAGCATCCTCAGCCTGTCAACCTCCGATCCAACGAAAGCCGACAAACAGCCTATTTAAAAGCAAAAAAAGCCCCACTGACGTCGTCAAGCGGGGCTGATAGACAGACAAGCCTATATTAAGAGAAGACTAATTTACCTTCTTCTGCACTGATATGAATGGTGTCACCAGGCGAGAACTTGCCGGCCAGCAAATCCTGGGACAAGGGATTCTCAATACGGCTTTGAATCGCCCGTTTGAGCGGCCTTGCACCATAGACCGGGTCAAAGCCCACCACGGCCAACTGTGCCAAGGCATCGTCGCTGATTTCCAGGCTTAGCTCATGCTCCGCCAGGCGTGCTTTCAGGCGCTCAAGCTGAATACCGGCAATCGCCTGAATCTGCTCTTGGCCAAGCGCATGGAACACGACCACTTCATCGATGCGGTTGATCAATTCTGGCCGAAAGTGGTTACCCACCACCTCCATAACGCTATTTTTCATCACTTCATAATCACTGTCTTGATCATCCCCAGCGCCTCCACCCATGCGCTGGATAATATCCGACCCCATATTGGAGGTCATGACGATCACGGTATTGCGAAAATCTACCGTGCGGCCCTGCCCGTCGGTCAAGCGGCCGTCTTCCAACACCTGGAGCAGGATATTGAACACATCCGGATGGGCCTTCTCTACCTCATCCAGCAGCATCACCGAATAGGGCTTGCGACGCACCGCTTCGGTCAAGTAGCCACCCTCTTCGTAGCCCACGTAACCGGGAGGGGCACCGATCAAACGGGCCACGGAGTGCTTCTCCATGAACTCCGACATGTCGATACGCACCATGGCTTCCTCGGTATCGAACAGGTAATTCGCCAATGACTTGCACAGTTCGGTTTTGCCCACCCCGGTAGGGCCGAGAAACAGGAATGAGCCGTTCGGGCGGTTGGGGTCAGCAAGGCCGGCCCGTGAGCGACGCACGGCGTTGGCCACGGCCTCGACCGCTTCATCCTGGCCGATGACCCGTTCGTGCAGTGCCTCTTCCATACGCAGCAGCTTGTCGCGCTCGCCTTCCAGCATCTTGGCGACCGGAATGCCCGTCCAGCGGGAAACGACCTCGGCGATCTCCTCCTCTGTCACGTTGGAACGCAGCAGTTGATGGCTTGAGGTGTCCGTTTCGCTGTCAGCGCTTTCGGCTATTTTCTTTTCCAGTTCGGGGATCTTGCCGTACTGGATCTCCGACATGCGGCCCAGGTCGCCCTGACGGCGAGCTTGCTCCAGGTCAATACGCGCCTGCTCCAGGTCGGCTTTAAACTGGGCAGCCCCCTGGATACTGGCTTTCTCGGCTTTCCAAATTTCATCTAGATCCGAGTACTCACGCTCCAACTCGTGGATCTGGTTATTGAGCGCTTCCAGGCGTTTTTTGGTCGCCTCATCGGTCTCTTTCTTGAGCGCTTCGCGCTCCATCTTGAGCTGAATCAAGCGGCGATCGAGCTTATCCATCTCCTCGGGCTTGGAGTCCAGCTCCATGCGAATCCGCGAGGCCGCCTCGTCGATCAGGTCGATGGCTTTATCGGGCAGTTGACGGTCAGTAATGTAGCGCGTGGAGAGTTTTGCCGCGGCAATAATCGCCGAGTCGGTGATATCCACGCCGTGATGGACTTCGTAGCGTTCCTTCAAGCCACGTAAAATCGCCACGGTGTCCTCTTCAGTCGGCTCGTCGACCAGCACCTTCTGGAAGCGGCGCTCAAGCGCGGCATCCTTTTCGATGTATTTACGATATTCATCCAGCGTGGTCGCACCTACGCAGTGCAGCTCACCCCGGGCCAGCGCCGGCTTGAGCATATTGCCCGCGTCCATGGCGCCTTCGGCCTTGCCTGCACCGACCATGGTATGCAGCTCGTCGATGAACAGTATGACCCGTCCTTCTTCCTGGGAAAGCTCCTTGAGCACCGCTTTCAGGCGCTCCTCAAACTCACCACGGAACTTGGCTCCCGCCAGCAGTGAGCCCATATCCAGCGACAGCACGCGCTTGTCTTTTAGACCTTCGGGGACTTCGCCATCGACGATCCTCTGCGCCAGACCTTCGACGATGGCGGTTTTACCGACACCGGGTTCACCAATGAGAACAGGGTTGTTCTTGGTGCGCCGCTGTAGCACCTGGATGGTGCGACGAATTTCGTCGTCGCGGCCAATCACCGGGTCCAGCTTGCCGTCCAGGGCGCGCTGGGTCAGATCCAAGGTGTACTTGTTGAGCGCCTCACGCTGGTCCTCGGCGTTCGGGTCGTCCACCTTGGCGCCGCCGCGCAAGCTATCAATGGCGGCTTCAAGCGCTTTGCGGGTAAGCCCGACCTGCTTCATCAGCTTGGTGATGGCGCTGTTCATTTCCAGCGCGGCCATTAGCACCAGCTCGCTGGCAATAAACTGATCGTCACGCTTTTGCGCTTCGCGGTCGGTCAAGTTGAAAAGCTTGACCAAATCCCGCGAGGGCTGAACTTCGCCATCGAACTGGCCGACCTTGGGTAAATCGTCCATCTGCTGAACCAAGCCATCGCGCAGACGCGAGCTGCTGCCCTCGGCTTTTTCGACCAGGGCCTTGATGCCAGTATCTTTGGTATCCAGCAGCGCCAGCAGCAAGTGGGCAGGTTCAAGCTGGTTGTGCCCACGACCAACGGCCAGCGATTGCGCCTCGGCAATGGCTGCCTGAAGCTTCGCGGTAAATTTATCAAATCGCATATTTTCCTCCTGGGGTGGCCGCGCGTTCGGACGTACGGCGTATCCCGATAACCTGTCATTTGAGGTGCTAATCACGATTAGCTTGACAAGTTAAATGGCGTCAGTGCCAGGAGGTTTCAAGGGGAAGTGTGGTTGACGGCTGATTTACTTGATCCAGATCACGCTCGCCATCCTGCCGGTATGGCCGCCGTCGCGACGATAGGAGTAAAAGCGTGACTCGCAGGCGGTGCAGAAGTGACCACCGCTGATGTGATGAATGCCCAACGCCTCAAGACGAAAACGCGCCAACCGATAGAGGTCGGCCATGTGATGACCCAGACGATAAGGGCTGTGGTCGAACGCATCCGCCGTTTCAGGCTGAGCCGCCACAAAGGCGCCGTAGACTTCAGGGCCAACCTCAAATTGGGCGTTCGAGATCGCCGGCCCCAGCCACACCAGAATATCGTCGGGATCACTGTTCATCGCTGAGACAGTAGCTTCCAGCACGCCGGTTGCCAATCCTTTCCATCCCGCATGGGCAACCGCTACCTGGGTACCTGCTCGATTGCAGAACAACACCGGCAGGCAGTCGGCCGTCAGTACCACACAGGCATAGTCGCGGCCATTGGCAATCGCCGCGTCAGCCTCTGGCGTATCACATTGAAACGATTGCTGAACGCGAGCGCCGTGGACTTGATTGAGCCACAATAGTGGACGCTCATCGCCGAGCTCTTTTTGCAGCAAACGACGGCACAGGTCGACATGGTCAGGGTTATCACCGACATGGGTGGCCGGATTGAAGGCCGCAAAGTCACCTTGGCTCGGCCCTGTCTCCCGGGTGGTGACTAACGCGCCCACGTTAGCCGGTGCTGGCCAATCGGGTATCAACAGTGTCGGCTTCAGGTCAATGGCGTCGCTCATTGCATGGTCTCGCTATCGTCGCGCAGGTAGTCCAACAACATTAGTAGATCATCGGGCAGGCCCGCGTGGAAAGTCAGTGTTTCACCGCTGACAGGATGGACAAACCGCAGCTTGCGTGCGTGCAGCGCCTGGCGGGGAAACTCGCGCAATATGTCTTTTAGTGGACCAGCAGCGCCTGGTGGCAGCTTGGCGCGCCCGCCGTATAGCTGATCGCCAATCAGTGGGTAGCGAGCGTGTGCCATGTGGACGCGGATCTGGTGGGTGCGCCCGGTCTCCAACTGGCAGCGAACGTGCGTATGCGCCCGAAAGCGCTCCACCACTCGAAAATGGGTCACTGCCGGTTTGCCTGAGGCGTTCACCGCCTGTCGCTTACGGTCTTTGGGATGGCGTCCAATCGGCGCATCGATCGTGCTGCCCGCGATCGGCTTGCCAATCACCACTGCATCGTACTGGCGGGAAACACTGCGCGCCTGTAGCTGTTCAACCAGAGCAGTTTGCGCGGGCAGGGTCTTGGCCACCATCATTAGCCCGGTGGTGTCTTTATCCAGCCGATGCACGATGCCTGCCCGGGGGACTTCCGAAAGCGCTGGATGATGGTGCAACAGGGCATTCAGCAAGGTGCCATCCGGGTTGCCCGCCGCCGGGTGAACCACCATGTCCGCTGGCTTGTTGACCACCATCACCGTCTCGTCTTCAAAAACGATATCCAGCGGGATCGCCTGAGGTTCAAAACGCGTATCTTCTTCAAGTGTCGCTTGCAGCACGAGTTTCTCGTGACCATGCAGCTTGACCTTTGGCTTAACTTTTTCGCCATCGACCGTCAATTCGCCGGTGTTGATCCACGCTTTCAACCGTTCACGGGAGTAATCACTGAACAACTCGGCCGCCGCTTGGTCCAAACGGGCACCTGCCAATGATGTTGGCACGCGTTGCGTCGCTTCAACACTGCGAGGCATGGGATAATTTCCTTTGACGACACCCCGGCAATGTAATGCGAAGCCTGCGTTTTTTGCCGAGGTGATTTATAGTGGGCTGACTGTGACATATTCTACCATTTCTACTCATGGCCATCGTCGCTTTTCGGTGATTGAGGCTTGTTTGCAACGAGGATGATGATGCGCGTTTTTTCCGCTGCCAATCGCTTTGGCGTGTTTGCTTTAAGCTTTGCTTTACTGGCTGGCTGCGCCAGCAATGGCAACAACGACACAGCCTCCGACGAGGATGAATACGCTGGCGTTGCCGAGCGTGAACTCTACGAACGGGCGCGCGACGCTCTCGATGCGAACCGCTTTAATATTGCGGTAGAACGCTTAGAGGCGTTGGACACCCGCTATCCGTTTGGCGAGCACGCTGAACAGGCCCAACTGGAGTTGGTTTACGCCTATTACGAGAATGGCGACTGGGAAGAAGCGCGCGCCGCCGCCAGCCGCTTCATTCGCTTACACCCCGATCACCCTCAGGTCGATTATGCCTATTACCTGCGAGGTTTGTCTGCCTGGCAGGCAGGACGCTTCAGCCTGGAGCGCCTGCGCTTGATCGATATCTCCAAGCGCGACTTAGGGGCCACACGTGATGCTTACAGCGATTTCCGAGAGCTGATTCAACGCTACCCACAAAGCGAGTACGCCCCGGATGCTCAGCAGCGCATCATATACCTGCGTGAATTGCTCGCTCGCCATGAACTGCACGTGGCCGATTACTACCTGCGCCGCGGCGCCTATCTCGCCGCCGTTGAGCGCGGTCGCTGGGTGATCGAAAACTACCCTGAATCCAATGCCACCCACGACGCACTCGCCACCATGGTAGAAGGCTATCAGGGATTGGAAATGGATGACCGCGCTAACGAAGTGCTCGCGGTGTTACGTGACAATGCGCCCGACCACGACCAGCTAGATGGCAACCGGTTTGCACCCAAGCATATCGATTAGCGCAGCGCGTATCCGCCCGTTCCGGCGTTGATATGAGCTAGCAAAAACTCTGTACAAGTTTTTGATGAGCAGCCGTCTTAAAAGCCACGCATTCGCGTGGCTTTTTTCTTTTTATACCTCCATTTATCAAAAACTTAACAAAAACTCACGCTAAAGCCGTTATCAATAGTTGTACAAAAGCTATATAAATGACTAATATCCTCATACCAACATGATCAAGCATCTAAACGGTGCCTAAGGAGAAACTCAATGCTTTTGTCAAACTCACGGTTCACGGGAACCAAGATCAGTACACGTCTTACCCTGGGGTTTTCAGCACTCCTCTTACTTCTCGTGATATTGACGGGCATTGGTATCTACCAGGTCAACCAGATTGACCGTGACCTTGCGATCATCAACGACGTCAACGGCGCAAAACAGCGTCACGCCATAAACTGGCGCGGTAGCGTCCACGACCGCGCCATCGCGTTACGCGACATTGTCCTCACTGGCGACGGCAATATTGCCGCTCTTCAGGACACCATGCAGCGCCTGCAGGACAACTACGCAACCGCCTCGGCAGGCATGCAGAGCGTTATCGCCGATAACGCTGACATGCAAGGCCAAAACAACAGCGAAGAACAAAACATACTCAGCCGCATTGCAGAGCAAGCAGACTCGACCCGCGCGCTCACCGACGAAGTGTTAACCGAACATGCACAAGGGAATTATCAAGCGGCTCAGCAGTTACTGCTGGCTGAAGCCGGGCCTGCCTATGCTGAGTGGCTCAACCGCATCAACCAATTCATTGACCTTCAAGAGCAGTTAAATAACGCCACCACCGCTTCCGCCCGTGATAGCGCATCAGGCTTTCAGATGTTGATGCTTGGCTTGACTCTATTCGCCTTGCTTGTAGGCAGCTTGATTGCAGTATTCCTTACCCGCCAATTACTGCGCGAACTGGGCGCAGAGCCCTACGAAGTGAAGGCGTTTGCCGAAGCCATTGGCCGTGGCGAGCTAGATAGCCAAGGGCGCTTAAAGAAAGGCGATAAGCGCAGCATTATGGCCTCTCAGGTAGAGATGGCCCGTCAGCTGCAGGACATCGTCGCCGAAGTGCGGGCATCAGCCCAGGCAGTCGCCAGCAACAGTGAGCAAATTGCCGAGGGCAATAACGATCTGTCATCACGTACCGAGCAACAGGCCAGCGCACTGGCAGAAACCGCCTCGGCCATGGAACAGCTCAACAGCACCGTCAAGCTCAACGCCGACAATTCCCAACAGGCCAGCCAGGAAGCCTCCAGCGCCTCCAACAAAGCAACACAGGGCGGCGACGCCGTTCGTCAGGTGGCTGACACCATGAACGACCTCAACAAGAGCTCACAGGAAATTGCCGGGATCATCTCGACCATCGATTCCATCGCCTTCCAGACCAACATCCTGGCGCTGAACGCTTCCGTGGAAGCAGCCCGCGCTGGCGAACACGGCCGCGGCTTCGCCGTCGTGGCGGAAGAAGTGCGCAAACTGGCCCAGCGCAGTGCCGACGCCGCCCGCGAAATCAATGATTTGATCTCCAGCAACCTGGAGCGCGTCAAGCACGGCAATGAGCGCGCCGCTGACGCCAACAAGTCAACCGAAGAGATCGTCGCGGCGATTGGCCGGGTCACCGACATCATGAAAGAAATCAGCCATGCCAGCGCTGAGCAGAGTGCCGGGGTACAAGAAGTCGGCCAAGCGGTTACCGAGATGGATCAGGTTACCCAGCAAAACGCTTCCCTGGTGCATGAAAGTGCCACGGCTGCCAACAACCTGCGTCAAAATGCCCATAAGCTGATCGACTCCATGTCCATCTTCAAGCTGCCCACCAGCGGTACAGACCATGCGATGGCCTTGGCCTCGTCTCAGGCCACCGCTAACGCGTCGCCAGCCGCCGCTCAACCCGCATTGCGCCAGCAGAAACCCCAGCCCGAGTGGGAAAGCTTCTAAGCCAAAGAACGCGATTCTTCATTGCCAAGGATAGGCACTGACCAAAAGGAAGGCTCCCGAATGCACGGGAGCCACTATTTCAGGCTCTCTGTACTGAGGCGAGTATGAAGCCCACCCAAAGTCTGATCGTGTTTTTTTTGCTGCCCGTCCTGATGTTCGTCGTTCCTGCTTTCGTACTGGGCATGCTTGCCCTGAGCATTGCCAGAGAACAGTCCCTCGACAGCCACCAGACTCAATCAAGAGATCTTGCCAACCTGGTTGAAATGGCAACCTTCGAGCGCCGCCTCGGCGCCCTTCACGAACGCCTTAGCCAAGTTCTCGTTGAAGCCGACAACGACCAACTCAGTGCATTTGATAGCTATAGCGAATACAGCCAAATTCACCTGAAGCTGAACGAAATGGGAGAGCGTATTGAAGATTTAGCGTCTTCGAGTCTGATTGATAGCATGCACGCCGAGAGTGCTGAAACGCTACTGATCGCTTTTCAGGAATATCGGCGTTTTATCGAAATGGCCAACGAAGCCGCCACGCTTAATCAGGGTGACATCAGTTTTTTAATGCAAGAAGCTGAAACCAACTTCAACCGTTTCATGATTCTCACCCAACGCACTTTTGAAGCACTCACCGAACGCACAAGTGAACGTCATCAACAAACCTTCCATACCCTGAGCCGATCTATAAGCACCCTTGTCTGGCTGGGGTTGGGGTTATTGAGCGTCCTGGTCATCGCCGCCGTCTTTGCCGCATGGCGTATCAACCGCCGACTGGTAATGGTCGGTGACGCCATTCTAGCACTCTCCGATACCCGTCAGGCATTGCCCGACTTTGCCGCTATCCAGCGTCTGAGCCAACGCCGTAGCGGGCCCCTGACGCGTATTGCATCAGCGTTGCTCTCGTTTCGAAAAACCGAGCAGCAGCGTCGCGAGGCCGAACGCAAGGTACATCGACTGGCCTACTACGACAGCCTCACCCAACTGCCTAACTGGCAGTTAATGAAAGAGCACCTTCAGCACTCACTGGACACCAACCAGCAGACGGACACCTATGGCGCGCTGCTATACGTGGACGTGGACGACTTTAAACGCATCAATGACAGCTGCGGTCACCGGGCAGGCGATAGCCTGATTCAAGAACTTTCCCGGCGGTTATCGGCCCTTGGCATCGAGGGTACAACCCTTGGACGGATAGGCGGTGATGAATTTGTCATGATTGTCGATGGATTACCTGCGGATCAACTGAAGGCCGCAGAGAAAACCGAACTGCTTGCCGAGAAGCTCCATCACTCTCTCGGCCAGCCTTATCTTTGGGAAGAAAAAGAGCACTTCCTGAGCACGAGTATTGGTGTTGTGTTGTTTGGCGAAGCAGCGCATAGCGTCGACAATCTGTTTCAATATGCCAACGCGGCTGCCCATCTTGCCAAGCAGTCAGCTCCCAACGGCCTGAGGTTTTATGACCCGGCGGTGCAGGCTGAACTTGAAGCAAGAACCGAGCTGGAGCGTGACCTACGCTTGGCCATTGAGCGCCAGGAGTTTGTGCTCGTTTATCAGACGCAGGTCGATAGCACAGGGCGGGCGATTGGCGCGGAGGCACTGATCCGCTGGAAGCATCCGCAACAAGGCCTGGTCTCGCCAGGGACTTTTATCCCCCTGGCCGAGGAAACCGGACTGATCGTGCCGATGGGTCAATGGGTGCTTGAAACTGCTTGTGAGCAGTTGGTCGCCTGGGCCGACGATGAGAACACAGCGCACCTAACGCTCGCCGTTAATGTCAGCGCCAAACAGTTCCAGCAGCCTGATTTTGTCGATAGCGTGCGCTGCGTACTCGAAAGGAGCGGCGCCTTGCCACAACGGTTAAAGCTGGAACTCACCGAAAGCATGGTCATTGGTAATGTGGACGACACCATTGCCCGCATGCATCAGCTT
This window of the Halomonas sp. SH5A2 genome carries:
- a CDS encoding outer membrane protein assembly factor BamD codes for the protein MRVFSAANRFGVFALSFALLAGCASNGNNDTASDEDEYAGVAERELYERARDALDANRFNIAVERLEALDTRYPFGEHAEQAQLELVYAYYENGDWEEARAAASRFIRLHPDHPQVDYAYYLRGLSAWQAGRFSLERLRLIDISKRDLGATRDAYSDFRELIQRYPQSEYAPDAQQRIIYLRELLARHELHVADYYLRRGAYLAAVERGRWVIENYPESNATHDALATMVEGYQGLEMDDRANEVLAVLRDNAPDHDQLDGNRFAPKHID
- a CDS encoding methyl-accepting chemotaxis protein, which translates into the protein MLLSNSRFTGTKISTRLTLGFSALLLLLVILTGIGIYQVNQIDRDLAIINDVNGAKQRHAINWRGSVHDRAIALRDIVLTGDGNIAALQDTMQRLQDNYATASAGMQSVIADNADMQGQNNSEEQNILSRIAEQADSTRALTDEVLTEHAQGNYQAAQQLLLAEAGPAYAEWLNRINQFIDLQEQLNNATTASARDSASGFQMLMLGLTLFALLVGSLIAVFLTRQLLRELGAEPYEVKAFAEAIGRGELDSQGRLKKGDKRSIMASQVEMARQLQDIVAEVRASAQAVASNSEQIAEGNNDLSSRTEQQASALAETASAMEQLNSTVKLNADNSQQASQEASSASNKATQGGDAVRQVADTMNDLNKSSQEIAGIISTIDSIAFQTNILALNASVEAARAGEHGRGFAVVAEEVRKLAQRSADAAREINDLISSNLERVKHGNERAADANKSTEEIVAAIGRVTDIMKEISHASAEQSAGVQEVGQAVTEMDQVTQQNASLVHESATAANNLRQNAHKLIDSMSIFKLPTSGTDHAMALASSQATANASPAAAQPALRQQKPQPEWESF
- a CDS encoding putative bifunctional diguanylate cyclase/phosphodiesterase gives rise to the protein MKPTQSLIVFFLLPVLMFVVPAFVLGMLALSIAREQSLDSHQTQSRDLANLVEMATFERRLGALHERLSQVLVEADNDQLSAFDSYSEYSQIHLKLNEMGERIEDLASSSLIDSMHAESAETLLIAFQEYRRFIEMANEAATLNQGDISFLMQEAETNFNRFMILTQRTFEALTERTSERHQQTFHTLSRSISTLVWLGLGLLSVLVIAAVFAAWRINRRLVMVGDAILALSDTRQALPDFAAIQRLSQRRSGPLTRIASALLSFRKTEQQRREAERKVHRLAYYDSLTQLPNWQLMKEHLQHSLDTNQQTDTYGALLYVDVDDFKRINDSCGHRAGDSLIQELSRRLSALGIEGTTLGRIGGDEFVMIVDGLPADQLKAAEKTELLAEKLHHSLGQPYLWEEKEHFLSTSIGVVLFGEAAHSVDNLFQYANAAAHLAKQSAPNGLRFYDPAVQAELEARTELERDLRLAIERQEFVLVYQTQVDSTGRAIGAEALIRWKHPQQGLVSPGTFIPLAEETGLIVPMGQWVLETACEQLVAWADDENTAHLTLAVNVSAKQFQQPDFVDSVRCVLERSGALPQRLKLELTESMVIGNVDDTIARMHQLKALGISFAMDDFGTGYSSLQYLKRLPLDQIKIDQAFVRDLHKDADDMAIVQTIIAMGQALNINVIAEGVETLAHWRYLNDHQCHAYQGYYFCKPVSAVEMVKRSLTPPSLLT